In Nicotiana tabacum cultivar K326 chromosome 2, ASM71507v2, whole genome shotgun sequence, the following proteins share a genomic window:
- the LOC107795361 gene encoding E3 ubiquitin-protein ligase PUB24-like: protein MENIEVPEYFICPISLQTMKDPVTAITGISYDRESIEHWLFKNHNTICPVTKQPLPTDSYLTPNHTLRRLIQAWCIANGASGIDRILTPKPPPSKFYVLNLVLDLSVPRAKIRTLEKLELLAKENERNRQYMVEGGVHNALVSFLIQCYKKGDINGLEKALTTLSLIWTISSCETKVENHEEIVDPIMWALGLDHETQNHAVIKNHAMCVLRTVIGKANSGTLESLKPEFFKKITGFLRESSIITQKGLDAALHVMLDTSSLSRNRNMMIESRAVFELIELELKFSNKKTTELILGILFHLCSCADGRAQLLSHAAGIAMITKRILKVTPTADVRAMSILSLISKYSATSGVLQEMLKVKTVSKLCTVLQADCPSHLKDKAREILRTHFDVWKNSPCVEVATLTRYA from the coding sequence ATGGAAAATATAGAAGTCCCTGAGTATTTCATTTGTCCAATTTCTTTACAAACCATGAAAGATCCAGTGACGGCAATTACAGGAATCTCCTACGATCGTGAAAGCATAGAACATTGGCTTTTCAAGAACCATAATACCATATGTCCAGTTACTAAGCAGCCTTTGCCAACAGACTCTTACTTGACACCAAATCACACTCTCCGCCGTCTGATTCAAGCATGGTGTATAGCAAATGGAGCCAGCGGTATTGATCGGATTCTAACTCCAAAGCCTCCTCCAAGCAAATTCTATGTCCTCAACCTGGTGCTTGATCTTTCGGTCCCCAGAGCGAAGATTAGGACGCTAGAGAAGTTGGAGTTGCTGGCTAAGGAAAATGAGAGGAACAGGCAGTACATGGTTGAAGGTGGAGTTCATAATGCCCTAGTTAGTTTCTTGATCCAATGTTACAAGAAAGGTGATATAAATGGTCTTGAAAAAGCCCTTACTACTCTTTCTTTGATCTGGACTATTTCTTCTTGTGAAACTAAGGTCGAAAATCATGAAGAAATAGTAGATCCGATTATGTGGGCATTAGGTCTTGACCATGAGACGCAAAATCATGCAGTAATAAAAAACCATGCAATGTGTGTGTTGAGAACTGTCATCGGTAAGGCAAATTCGGGGACATTAGAGAGCTTGAAACctgagtttttcaagaaaataacagGGTTTTTACGAGAGAGTAGTATAATCACACAAAAAGGACTTGATGCTGCTTTACATGTCATGTTAGATACTAGTTCTCTGAGCAGAAACCGAAATATGATGATTGAATCAAGGGCAGTGTTCGAGCTCATCGAGCTCGAActcaaattttcaaataaaaagacAACAGAGCTCATTCTAGGGATACTATTCCATTTGTGTTCTTGTGCAGATGGAAGAGCGCAACTTCTTAGTCATGCTGCTGGAATTGCCATGATCACAAAGAGGATTCTAAAGGTGACTCCCACCGCAGATGTACGAGCCATGTCGATTCTTTCGTTGATTTCCAAGTATTCTGCAACAAGTGGAGTGCTTCAGGAGATGTTGAAAGTTAAAACCGTGTCAAAGCTTTGCACGGTGCTTCAAGCAGATTGTCCTTCACATCTCAAGGATAAAGCAAGGGAAATCCTAAGAACACATTTTGATGTTTGGAAGAATTCACCCTGTGTTGAAGTTGCTACCTTAACAAGGTATGCTTAA